The following proteins are co-located in the Apium graveolens cultivar Ventura chromosome 5, ASM990537v1, whole genome shotgun sequence genome:
- the LOC141660669 gene encoding uncharacterized protein LOC141660669: protein MTFKRLFWALKPCIDGFEHCIPVILIDGTHLYGPYLGVLLSATAVDGFSHLLPLAFSIVEAENVSSWGWFMDRLRKFVAGKRHGICGISDRHAGIMAAMKKSGWCEPHDHHRFCIRHLASNFCNAHKKKGLKKNLVELASQVQPKKFLLLWEQLVAAEPRATEWFEDKPLEKWSLAHDGGKRFGIMTTNHAESWNNAILEARNLPITSLVRALFEKLVDYFDARRVEIATQTLNGQIFTKVINMKLIQAI from the coding sequence ATGACTTTCAAGAGATTGTTTTGGGCTTTGAAGCCATGCATTGATGGATTTGAGCACTGCATTCCAGTCATATTGATTGATGGGACTCATCTTTATGGACCATATCTTGGCGTACTCTTGAGTGCCACAGCTGTAGACGGATTTAGTCATCTTCTTCCACTTGCGTTTTCTATCGTCGAAGCCGAGAATGTGTCCAGCTGGGGGTGGTTTATGGATAGGTTGAGAAAATTTGTGGCAGGTAAGAGACACGGGATTTGTGGCATCTCTGACAGACACGCCGGAATTATGGCAGCTATGAAGAAGAGTGGTTGGTGTGAGCCACATGATCACCATCGATTTTGTATCAGGCACCTCGCTTCAAACTTTTGCAATGCACACAAGAAAAAAGGATTGAAGAAAAATTTGGTTGAATTGGCTTCTCAAGTTCAACCTAAAAAGTTTCTTTTGTTATGGGAGCAATTGGTGGCGGCGGAGCCAAGGGCGACAGAATGGTTTGAAGATAAGCCTTTAGAAAAGTGGTCATTAGCACATGATGGGGGTAAAAGGTTTGGCATCATGACAACAAATCATGCCGAAAGTTGGAATAATGCAATACTTGAAGCACGAAACCttcccatcacttctttggttAGGGCATTGTTTGAAAAATTAGTTGACTACTTTGATGCGAGACGTGTGGAGATAGCAACACAAACTCTCAATGGTCAAATTTTTACCAAGGTTATAAATATGAAATTGATACAGGCAATATAA